From Pleurocapsa sp. PCC 7319:
CGTCGCAGTGATGGCGGAGGAGAATTTATCCAACGTTTAGCAGCAGCCAAAGACGAAGCCGAAGCCGAAAAATCCTCTTGGCTATTTAATATTCTGCACTACATCATCCGTACTTGGCCTTGGATTTTGGTGGCTTTAGTGGCAATGGTTATTTATCCTGACTTAGAAGACAAAGAACTGGGCTATCCTAAATTGATGCTGGAATTTTTGCCTCCGGTAATGTTGGGGTTGGTAGTTACGTCCCTGATTGCAGCTTTTATGAGTACGGTTTCTACTTCCATTAACTGGGGTGCATCTTATTTAACCAACGATATCTATCGCCGTTTTCTCAAACCAGATGCCACTCAAGCCGAATTAGTCGCAGTCGGTAGACTTACATCTATTCTCGTGACATTTTTTGGGGCGATCGCCGCTCTCTATTCTACTGACATCACCACGGTTTTTCGTTTAGTAATTGCGATCGGTACGGGTCCAGGCTTAGTGTTAATTTTGCGTTGGTTTTGGTGGCGGATTAATGCCGCAGCAGAATTAGCAGCCATGGTAGGAGGGTTTATTATTGGATTAATTACCAGCATCAACCCCGATTTTAATCAGTTATTTCCTGACTTTGGTTACAGACTATTATTTATCTCTGGCACAACCGCTGTACTGTGGATTAGCGTCATGTACTTAACTGCTCCCGAATCCGATGCCACTCTAGATGAGTTTTATCGACGGGTACAACCAGGGGGAATAGGTTGGAAACGGCAGAGAGACAGAACAGGAGTTCCTGCCGCACAGGATTTAATCCAGGATATACAAAAAGTAATTGCCGCCACCTTACTACTATTTGGTTCCATGTTTGCCATCGGTGGGTTTTTACTATTACAATCCTTAACTGGATGGCTCTCTCTAATCGTGGCAGTTCTCGGTGGTTTTTGGCTACGGCAGTTAAATAAGCACAAGCCTCTTTCCATGCCGCGACCAGGTCTAGATGTAGATTGATAGTATTACCTACTCCAATTCATTTTTACGCCTGATGTGAATTAGCTTTGCTCGTATTGAACGGTTTTGAGCTCTAAGCTTTAAGCTTTAAGCTTTAAGCCTGTTGGGTGAATAGTCTTGATGATGATATTTTGACTTTCTTGTTCCATATTTATCTGTTTAGCTTCATTATTTAAACAAGTTTCTAACTTGAGATAATACACTAGAAAATTGTTTTGAAAGCTTATAGCTTGTAGCTTATAGTTTATAGCTGACCTCACCCTTAAATTGCCTTAACCCGAACTAAGGTTATCTAATCCGTTTCTGCCAGTTGTTTGCCCATTAACCAGCCTTGTTGTTTGGCTGCTGCGATACCGACGAATAATAAATCTAGAACGACAAAAGTAGCAATATATAATTGTGATCCCCCCGTACCAAAGCCGTAGCTGTGTAACCCCGTACCGAGGACGAAGTTAACGCCATACCATGCCATCAATACTGCGTTGAAGGCGACTACGCTGGTAACTGCCATACCAAAGTCTTTGAGCCAACCTACTAAGCGTCCGTGAAGGGGAACAACATAGCACATTAATGCAATTAACGCCCAGGTTTCTTTCGGGTCCCAGCCCCAGAAACGTCCCCAGGAGAAGTGCGCCCAGATACCGCCGAGGATAATACCTGTAGTAAGTAATAATACCCCTACCTGCAACACCCCATAATTCCATTTAGAGAGGCTGCGGAGAAGTTTGTTGTTAGAAGCAAAGAGATAATTTGCCAGGATGATATGACCCAAACCAAAAGCTAGGGCAAAACTAGCGTAGCTGAGAGTGATAGTGGGTACGTGGACGCTCAACCAGAAGTTATCCCGCAAAACGGGGACGAGGGGTTTAATAGTAGGGTCGAGAATGGTGGGTAAACTATCTGCTAGTAAGAGACAGACTACTGCTAGAGGGGCAGCAGCTAGGAGATAGTATTTTGCTCGATAGATAAATTCAAATAATAAGGCGATCGCCGCAATGCCAAAACCAACCCAAATTACCGACTCATACATATTGGTAACGGGAGGTCTACTGGCTATTTGCATTCTTTCGAGGAAGCCGTAGCCGTGAATTAACAAGCCAGTGCTGAAGATTCCCAATGCACCCCAATAGAAATTAAAGGATTTGAATAGAGTAACCAACAACATCACGGTAAACGCCAGGGCATAGAGCATCCAGGCTTTGGCAAAGGGATGTAAGTTATAAAAACGGGTTTCTCTAGCCAGGGTAGCAGTGTCGGGATATATATCAGGGGAGAGGTTAGCTAATTTTGCTTGTAATTCCCGAGCAACTATTTCAATACCGCCTTGATCTTCGGGATGGTTGCGATAGGTTTTTTTAAGCTGTTGATAGTTGGCTTGAATGGGTGCAATCTCCGCAGCAGAGTAGTATTGTTCTGCATTATCTACACTCGCCCAAGTACCTTTAAGATCTGTCGGGTGGGGGACGAGGGGTAATTGAGTATCGCCGACGGTAGCAATAGTTAGTGCCAGTCGCTCTTCGATGATTGAAGCTTCGCGATCGCTTCTTTCTAAGTCGATATTATCTGCCTGTTTTTCCCGCACCTGCATAATTACCGTCCCCAGATCCGACTGTATTAATTCGGCAAAAGAAAAATATTTGCGCTCGGGGTCTAGTCCCAGTTGTTCTTTTAATGGGCGATAGCTAAAGAGAATAAACTCTTCTTGATTCCAGTCGCGATCGTTAAACCACATAGAAAGATAGGTATCTAAATAGTTTAACTTCGTGCCATCCGCAGAAGTGTAGTTAGTTTTGCCGTGAATTTGAGCTACAGTTTCTCTAGCTACCGTATCTAAAGGCTTTTTGCGTCCGTCTAACTGTACTGCTAGGTTTTGTAAAGATGCAGTAGGAGAAGGCTGGAATTGAGTCAGAGGTAAAACAAAAATGGTAATTCCGAGAATTAAACCAATTATAAATTTAATAATATTATTCTTAGTGGAAGTTGCCCCAAAATTAGCTTCTTTTGATTGTGAAATTGCCTCGTCAGAGAAATTAATTAACATTTAAAGCACCATGATTGCGTAAATATTGTTTTTGTTCGTCGGTTAAACCTTGAGCGTCGGAGAAGACTGCACCGCCTACCTCGCAGTTAGAAAAGCTAACATTGTGCCAGCTCGTATTTTCCAAATTGACATCTTGTAAATTGGCATTTGTAAATTCAATATTGGTTAATGTTGCTCCTTCAAAATTTGCCGATAACAGAATACTGTTGGTGAAATTAATCTCTGCTAGCCGAGCATTAGTAAAACTAGTTTCTAGTAATTCTGCTGCAATAAAATCTATTTTTGTTAGTTCTGACTCGGTAAATTTAGCATTAACTAAAGTTGCATCATTAAATTGAGCCTGAGCAATTTTTGCTCGATTAAAATTACTGTTTTGTAGGTTAGTCTTATGCCAGCGAGAATTAATTATTTCCGTTCCCTGAAATCCCGCATTAGTTACCGTAGCTCGTTCGAGAAAAATTTGCTTAAACTTTGTTTTACTAGCAAAAACTTGGTTGAGATTGGCACTACCTAAATATATATTTTCTCCAGTAGCCTGTCGCCAGTCAGCATGGGAAAAGTTAGCTCTAGCTGCTTTAAAATCATTTAAACTTGCACCATAAAATTTTGCTTTATAAGCATTCGCATCATCTAAAACCACATCCTCAAAAGTAGCGGAATTAAATTCGGTTCGCTCTAAATTTGCTTGTTGGAAATTTACGCGATTTAGTTTGGCAAAAGTTAAATTAGTTTGTTTGAGGTTAACTTCCTGAGCCTCTAAGTTACTAAAAATCGCCCCTCGCAGATAGCAATTAATTATAGTAGCGCGGGCGATC
This genomic window contains:
- a CDS encoding cytochrome c biogenesis protein, with translation MLINFSDEAISQSKEANFGATSTKNNIIKFIIGLILGITIFVLPLTQFQPSPTASLQNLAVQLDGRKKPLDTVARETVAQIHGKTNYTSADGTKLNYLDTYLSMWFNDRDWNQEEFILFSYRPLKEQLGLDPERKYFSFAELIQSDLGTVIMQVREKQADNIDLERSDREASIIEERLALTIATVGDTQLPLVPHPTDLKGTWASVDNAEQYYSAAEIAPIQANYQQLKKTYRNHPEDQGGIEIVARELQAKLANLSPDIYPDTATLARETRFYNLHPFAKAWMLYALAFTVMLLVTLFKSFNFYWGALGIFSTGLLIHGYGFLERMQIASRPPVTNMYESVIWVGFGIAAIALLFEFIYRAKYYLLAAAPLAVVCLLLADSLPTILDPTIKPLVPVLRDNFWLSVHVPTITLSYASFALAFGLGHIILANYLFASNNKLLRSLSKWNYGVLQVGVLLLTTGIILGGIWAHFSWGRFWGWDPKETWALIALMCYVVPLHGRLVGWLKDFGMAVTSVVAFNAVLMAWYGVNFVLGTGLHSYGFGTGGSQLYIATFVVLDLLFVGIAAAKQQGWLMGKQLAETD
- a CDS encoding pentapeptide repeat-containing protein codes for the protein MTLLKPEEVLAKIQTGEELREAELSRLKLDSVAIARATIINCYLRGAIFSNLEAQEVNLKQTNLTFAKLNRVNFQQANLERTEFNSATFEDVVLDDANAYKAKFYGASLNDFKAARANFSHADWRQATGENIYLGSANLNQVFASKTKFKQIFLERATVTNAGFQGTEIINSRWHKTNLQNSNFNRAKIAQAQFNDATLVNAKFTESELTKIDFIAAELLETSFTNARLAEINFTNSILLSANFEGATLTNIEFTNANLQDVNLENTSWHNVSFSNCEVGGAVFSDAQGLTDEQKQYLRNHGALNVN
- a CDS encoding sodium:solute symporter family protein, whose protein sequence is MTLIDWLIVLLYFVLTISLGLFLSRKASQSLEDFFVSGRSLPWWLAGTSMAATTFSIDTPLYICGVVASRGIAGNWEWWSFGISHVILIYIFSRLWRRSEIVTDAELTEIRYGGNTAAILRGTKAFLFAVPINCIAIGYAMLAMVKVVDALELWQSLGIEPGENIKIWSVVGVSIIVLVYSGFSGLWGVVTTDFFQFFLALLGAIAVAIVSVNHVGGIHELIPQVQQTSDIDVLSFFPLHFSNGSFGWSDAAGITATTFSAYLFLQWWSFRRSDGGGEFIQRLAAAKDEAEAEKSSWLFNILHYIIRTWPWILVALVAMVIYPDLEDKELGYPKLMLEFLPPVMLGLVVTSLIAAFMSTVSTSINWGASYLTNDIYRRFLKPDATQAELVAVGRLTSILVTFFGAIAALYSTDITTVFRLVIAIGTGPGLVLILRWFWWRINAAAELAAMVGGFIIGLITSINPDFNQLFPDFGYRLLFISGTTAVLWISVMYLTAPESDATLDEFYRRVQPGGIGWKRQRDRTGVPAAQDLIQDIQKVIAATLLLFGSMFAIGGFLLLQSLTGWLSLIVAVLGGFWLRQLNKHKPLSMPRPGLDVD